The Bacillus carboniphilus genome contains a region encoding:
- a CDS encoding FUSC family protein: MKLGARILKTGIAITLSLFTATLFGLPSPVFAGIAAVFAIQPTIYRSYLSVITQVQANVIGAVLALAFGLVFGSNPIIIGVTAILVIAINIKLKLEDTIPISLVTVIAILQTNEEMFLEFSILRFLTILLGVFSAFIVNLVFIPPKYEHKLFHEIEVVSDEIFKWIRLNLKNVSEHNILKEDIELLKEKLISIDQLYLMYKEENSSYFTFHQYSKSRKLVLFRQMISTTNSVFRALKKLHRLENDFHQTPISFQKEIMTKLECLMSYHEHLLLKFKGKIKAERNIELTKNESQSLLDKIIATGETIQDFDHHLLSIITEIIEYEEHLKHLETLIHSFQQYHHGEKEVDSLNS; encoded by the coding sequence ATGAAACTAGGAGCCCGTATTTTAAAAACAGGGATTGCGATAACGTTATCTTTATTTACAGCTACTCTTTTTGGTCTACCCTCACCTGTGTTTGCTGGGATCGCCGCTGTATTTGCTATACAACCAACCATCTATCGATCATACTTGTCAGTTATCACACAAGTTCAAGCAAATGTCATTGGAGCCGTTTTAGCTCTAGCCTTTGGATTAGTATTTGGATCGAATCCGATCATCATTGGCGTAACAGCCATTCTTGTTATCGCCATTAACATTAAACTAAAACTTGAGGATACCATCCCTATTTCTTTAGTGACTGTAATTGCCATCCTTCAAACAAATGAGGAAATGTTTTTAGAGTTTTCTATCCTTCGCTTTTTAACAATTTTACTTGGTGTATTTTCTGCATTTATCGTGAATTTAGTATTTATACCACCAAAGTATGAGCATAAACTTTTTCATGAAATAGAAGTTGTATCAGATGAAATATTTAAGTGGATTCGGCTCAACTTAAAAAACGTGTCGGAGCACAATATTCTCAAAGAAGATATTGAACTATTGAAGGAAAAGCTCATCAGTATTGACCAGCTTTATTTGATGTATAAAGAAGAAAACAGCAGTTATTTCACTTTTCACCAATACTCAAAATCACGAAAGCTGGTTCTATTTAGACAAATGATTTCTACTACAAACTCAGTATTTCGGGCATTAAAGAAGCTACACAGGTTAGAAAATGATTTTCACCAAACTCCCATTAGCTTCCAAAAAGAAATCATGACAAAATTAGAGTGTTTAATGAGCTACCATGAACACCTCCTTTTGAAATTTAAAGGAAAAATAAAAGCGGAGCGAAACATTGAATTAACCAAAAATGAATCACAGAGTTTATTAGATAAAATTATCGCTACTGGAGAAACCATCCAGGATTTCGATCATCATTTACTATCAATCATAACAGAAATCATTGAGTATGAAGAACATTTGAAGCATTTAGAGACTCTTATTCATAGCTTCCAGCAATACCATCATGGAGAAAAAGAAGTAGACTCCTTGAACAGCTAA